Genomic segment of Acidobacteriota bacterium:
TCATAGCTGCTTTACGGCAACGGCAGCGATTCGAGAATCATCGAGCCGCCTTCGACGCGGCGGACGACGACTGCGTATTTGCCGTCTAGTCGATCAAGTTGCTCGACTCCGGTCCAGCCCGTGATCGTCTCGTAGCTCAGCCCCTTTTTGTCCGGCACCGGCGCTACGATGCCCTCGGCCTTGTCGATGTTATCCGTGCTGATCTTCATCACCCCGCGGCTGCTGTTGGCCATCAGCAGATAAGGCTTGCCGTCCTTCTCGTAGACGATCATATCGAGCGGGCGGTTCCGGTTGCCAAGCTCGGCTATGGTCTTGCCCTGAATCTTTGCGCCGGGCTTCAGCTCGCTGATCGGAAACTGCACAAGCGGCGTGCAGGTGTAAGCGGCAAGGAGATGCTGCTGGCCGCCGACTTTGAACGCCGCGAAAGTTCGCACCGGCGCTCGCGTTTCGAATCGCCCGTGATTGCCGTGATAGATCTCGACGCTGGTGGGCGTGGCCAGGGTCTTGAACGGGAATGGTACAGCGCGGAGAGTCGAAGCGAACTCCTCATTTGACAGCCCGGCGATCACGACGCGGCCGTCGAGGAAGGCGATGTCCGTGATTGATTCCTGTCGCGGATTGCTCTGCCGGTTGCCCTGACCGACGACTGCATCCGCCGGCGCATTAGGCAACGATACTCGCGAGAATTTCACCTTGTCCAGCGAGACCACCTCGAGCTGTCCGTCGGCTCTTACCCGTACCAGCACCGGAACCGCGTCGGGACCGCGTCCACGTGAGACGGCCAGGTAGGCATTATGCGACACCGGGTTCACGGCCAGATCCTGGATTTGGATTTGATCGGCACTCGTGCCGAGGAGGCTTGCGAGCTTCTGATCGACGCCCTCGACCTTAATGAGTTTGGCAGCGGAAGCCTTGGCGTCGCCGGTAGCAATCGCCGTAACCGCGGCGGCTTTGGTGTCGGCGACAAAGAGAATTCCCTCAGGCCCAAATGCGAGCGGGCCCATGAACTGAAAAGCCGGCTTGCCTTCTTTTAGGTCGGTCGTCCAACTGGCAGTGCCCGCGCCGTTGGCGAGCATGCCGATGGTCAGGATCACGAGTAACAGCGGCAATAGAGAACGCTTCATAGATGCTCCTTTCTGTGACAGGTCGAAGATGAGACGCGCGGAACCGCGCGGGTATACGAGCTACGGCACACATAATCAAGCGCTCGTGGCGAATCTGTCAAGATCGGCGGCGGGTAGATCGCTATTGGCGGTACGCAGTGCTTGGCCTTCATTCTCGATCGGCGGCAAAGGCGAGACACGCGCGAATGTCATCGAGCGTTAGGTCGGGGAATTCAGCGACGATCTCTTCTGGAGACATTCCACCCGCAAGGTATTCCAGCACATCCGTAACCGTCATCCGAGTGCCACGAATGCATGGTTTGCCGCTTCGCTTGTCCGGCTCAATGGTGATGATCGATGTGTAATCCATCGCTGGAGACTCATAACACAGTCTTTCTCCGAGGACTGTCGGCAAAAATGCGTGAAGCGGCAATCAGAGACTCTCGAACACGATCTTTTTCGGCCTCGGCTTGGATTCTTGAAGCTTCTTCAAGAATGATTCCAGAGATTCCGTTGATAGAGCTGGAACGGAGTCTTTTTCAATGAAGAAATCGGTCCTGGCGTGCAGGTTCGAAAGTATGCGCCACTCCGTCGTCTTGGGGAATTCCGTCGGCTTGGTCTTCTCAAGGAATAGAATTCTGTACTCGCCTTTCTGATATGTGGGACCGACCCACGCCGTCTCAGTGAAGTTGAACTCCTTCCCAGCGGTAAAGGGGCCCTTTACAACCTTCAATACTCTTGCGGCTGCCACCATCGGTCCATCGGAAGGGGTCGCGGTGTAGTCAGTCGATAGAATCTCAACGGCCACCACTGCCTCAGCGGCCGCAATCAAGCCTTCGAAGGCGCGTTGTTCCTGCTTCAGCGCAATGGTTTCCGATCCGATTGCCAGGAACGCCATTAGTATGAGCGGACCGCTTGAAGCCAGCTTAGTCATGTCTGATCCCAATAGCTTACCTCAACGCGAATAACTGAGTTGCAGTGTTACTATCGCGCCGGACCCGAGGATTTCTTACCAATACAAAAAAGATACGCATCGGTTCGAATGAAGAGCTGTCCGTTTGAGATAGCCGGTGACGCCACCAGTCGCTCCCCCAGATCATTGCGCGCCATAACCTGGAACTCTCGCCCCGCCTTTAACACGATCGTCTCTCCTGTTTCGCTTAACAGGTAGACCTTTCCATCGCCGGCGACCGGTGAAGCACTGAATATTCCCTCCATCCGTGACTGCCAAACCTTCTCTCCGGTCTTTGCGTCGATGCAGGTTGCAACTCCGGCGTCGTTGGCCATGTAGATCAGGCCTTGATACAGCACAAGCGACGACACGTAGGGTGCACCCGTTGGTACGAGCCATTGGACGTGCGTGCCCGATATGTCGCCCTTGCCGCCGAGCCGGATTGCCATGAAGGGGCCGCTTCGATAGCCGCGGCTCGCATACATCACACCGTTCTCGGACGACGGCACCGGAATCGGAAATCGATTGGGCTCGCCGGTGTACCAGAGATGTTTGCCGGTCGCGGGATCATAAGCGTCGATTCGCTCGCTGGCATTTACGATCAGCTCATCGCCGCCTGGACCGCGAACTACCGTGGGCGTGCTGTAGGACCGGACGCCCTTGCCGCGATCCACCTTCCACTTTTCCTTTCCCGTCTTCTTATCCAGAGCCAGCAAGTGCGACGCAGGAATGTGGTCGCAGAGCAGGATCAACATGTCCCGGTAGAGTGCGGGTGAGCTTCCGTGTCCCCATTCGATCTCGAACGGCGAGTACTCCTTTCCAAGGTGGCGCTGCCAAACGAGCTTGCCCTCCATATTCACGGCGACAAGCTGACCGTTCCCGAACCAGGCATAAACCAGATCGCCATCGGTGACAGGGCTTGGACTCGCCAGGTTGTGCTTCTGGTGGAGAGGCGCGAGCTTTCCTTCCGCGGCCACCCGATACTCCCACAGACGGCTGCCGTCGGATCTGCGAAAGGCTTCAACCAGGAAGTAGAGTTGCTTCTCTGTCGTCGCCGCACCCTTACCCATAGGCTTTTCCGCCGCCGCTTCCGGGCCTCGAGCGAGAGTGGGATGCGATCCGGGGCGCAACTCTGCCTGGCCCAATTGAGAGGTGACGAACACCCGATCGCCCCAGGCGATTGGTGACGAGACGCCGAGTCCTTTCAGCGGAGCCTTCCACGCGACTTCATCCTTGCCCCAACGAGTCGGCAGACCGGTCTCATTCGAGACTCCGTTCCCGGAAGCGCCTCTCCACTGCGGCCAGTTGTCCGAATAGGCCGCGCCGGGAATGCCAATCATCACGATTATTACGCCGAACAGAATGCGCATCTCGCGTCCTCCTTTGAAAGAGTTTCGTAGTCCGGCCTTCAGGCGGAAGTTCGTAGTGCTCGGCCGGCAAAACGATAATTCGAACTTCCGCCTGAAGGCGGGACTACGAACGGGGCTACGAACGCTTCGTCGTTTCTTACTACATCCTGGCTAGTTGCACCAACCTGGCTCGCGCCTCTTCGGTTGTGTGGATAGGCGAGTCGAAATCTATTCGCAATTTGCGCTTGTCAGCTAAGAGATCAAATCCTTCGCTATCGATCCCCGTCATTGTTACGGCTTCCACATCAGCCTGTCCTGACATTTTGCAGTAGTGAAACAAGGCTTTACTGTGATCACGATTCATATGCTCGACAATCCCGCGCTCGGTCTCACGGAATGGATTCTTGACGAGCATAGCGTCCGGCTCGATCCAGAATATCTGTCCAAACCCGCCGATGAAGCGCGCTCTCCGCAGACGAATTCGATAGAACGAAAAGTCATGCGCCTCGAAGTATGATTCTGCTGAAGGAAAATAACGCAGGTAGCGATCGCGTATGTCTGTCTCAGATGGATCGATCGACTCAGCATCTCCTATCCATGTCAGGCGGCTGCTTGCCTGTTGGTCATCGGCGTGCGGATCAAAAACAGTCAGCGACACCTTGTTGTTCTGTTTGATATTGCGCGTATGCTGAGCGATGTCACTGATGAGAATGGCTGGCTCGCCGTCATAATCGAGAGAATATGGAGCTATCGAGCCGAAGGGGTATCCTTCGACATCGATCGAATGAGTGGACAGCACGCCGACGCTCTGGTGGTTCAGCAGTCGCCTCGCGGTAAGTGCCTGGTGTGACATGCTTCCTATTCTACGGGTGTGCTGGTATCTTGCACAGCGATGTTAGCAAGGGGCGTCCCACCCTGCAAACACTGTGATAAAATGCGGATGGTCGTGACATGGAGGATCGATGATGATAACAAAGGAGCAAATCGTTCAAACGGTTCATAGCTTGAGTCAAACCGAATTGGAACAGCTAGCTCAATATCTAGCATTCATCAAGTATCAGTCCCGAATCAGGACCATTCCATCATTTGATGAGAGTCAGTTGGCTGCGCTGTATGTCGAATCTTCAGAAGAAGACCTGGAACTGGCAGAAGAAGGACTATCAGACTATGCCATGGCGCTAGCGCAAGAGGATGCCGGATGACATTCAAGCGAAGC
This window contains:
- a CDS encoding DUF433 domain-containing protein — encoded protein: MDYTSIITIEPDKRSGKPCIRGTRMTVTDVLEYLAGGMSPEEIVAEFPDLTLDDIRACLAFAADRE
- a CDS encoding PQQ-binding-like beta-propeller repeat protein, which produces MRILFGVIIVMIGIPGAAYSDNWPQWRGASGNGVSNETGLPTRWGKDEVAWKAPLKGLGVSSPIAWGDRVFVTSQLGQAELRPGSHPTLARGPEAAAEKPMGKGAATTEKQLYFLVEAFRRSDGSRLWEYRVAAEGKLAPLHQKHNLASPSPVTDGDLVYAWFGNGQLVAVNMEGKLVWQRHLGKEYSPFEIEWGHGSSPALYRDMLILLCDHIPASHLLALDKKTGKEKWKVDRGKGVRSYSTPTVVRGPGGDELIVNASERIDAYDPATGKHLWYTGEPNRFPIPVPSSENGVMYASRGYRSGPFMAIRLGGKGDISGTHVQWLVPTGAPYVSSLVLYQGLIYMANDAGVATCIDAKTGEKVWQSRMEGIFSASPVAGDGKVYLLSETGETIVLKAGREFQVMARNDLGERLVASPAISNGQLFIRTDAYLFCIGKKSSGPAR
- a CDS encoding DUF2470 domain-containing protein produces the protein MSHQALTARRLLNHQSVGVLSTHSIDVEGYPFGSIAPYSLDYDGEPAILISDIAQHTRNIKQNNKVSLTVFDPHADDQQASSRLTWIGDAESIDPSETDIRDRYLRYFPSAESYFEAHDFSFYRIRLRRARFIGGFGQIFWIEPDAMLVKNPFRETERGIVEHMNRDHSKALFHYCKMSGQADVEAVTMTGIDSEGFDLLADKRKLRIDFDSPIHTTEEARARLVQLARM